In the Helianthus annuus cultivar XRQ/B chromosome 11, HanXRQr2.0-SUNRISE, whole genome shotgun sequence genome, one interval contains:
- the LOC110890561 gene encoding B3 domain-containing protein Os01g0234100 isoform X1: MQFSDLIGCPITDQIECPCMGMDHSMLTVHRSASIFLSGMIGQIVRVVDEIKRCKITTTKEDFDRWEKSLNSFELLGMKVGFLRDKVHTLATLVFESEVAVDIKQYLEARNQRKRAENEIKKAAAKLKELKGEAIKFAGIAGSLRHKVEKYEHKGGG, from the exons ATGCAGTTTTCTGACCTGATCGGATGTCCAATAACTGACCAGATCGAGTGTCCTT GTATGGGAATGGATCATAGCATGTTGACAGTTCATAGGAGCGCATCTATCTTTCTTTCAG GTATGATTGGTCAAATTGTAAGAGTTGTTGATGAGATCAAAAGATGCAAGATCACCACAACTAAAGAAGACTTTGATAGATGGGAGAAATCCTTGAATTCTTTTGAACTTTTGGGCATGAAGGTCGGCTTTTTACGTGATAAGGTACATACACTTGCAACCCTTGTGTTTGAATCAGAAGTTGCAGTGGATATAAAGCAGTATCTTGAGGCAAGAAACCAACGTAAACGTGCCGAAAATGAAATCAAGAAAGCTGCAGCAAAGCTAAAGGAGTTGAAGGGAGAGGCTATAAAGTTTGCTGGGATTGCGGGTAGTTTGAGACACAAGGTTGAGAAGTATGAACACAAAGGAGGAGGTTGA
- the LOC110890561 gene encoding B3 domain-containing protein Os01g0234100 isoform X2 — MGMDHSMLTVHRSASIFLSGMIGQIVRVVDEIKRCKITTTKEDFDRWEKSLNSFELLGMKVGFLRDKVHTLATLVFESEVAVDIKQYLEARNQRKRAENEIKKAAAKLKELKGEAIKFAGIAGSLRHKVEKYEHKGGG; from the exons ATGGGAATGGATCATAGCATGTTGACAGTTCATAGGAGCGCATCTATCTTTCTTTCAG GTATGATTGGTCAAATTGTAAGAGTTGTTGATGAGATCAAAAGATGCAAGATCACCACAACTAAAGAAGACTTTGATAGATGGGAGAAATCCTTGAATTCTTTTGAACTTTTGGGCATGAAGGTCGGCTTTTTACGTGATAAGGTACATACACTTGCAACCCTTGTGTTTGAATCAGAAGTTGCAGTGGATATAAAGCAGTATCTTGAGGCAAGAAACCAACGTAAACGTGCCGAAAATGAAATCAAGAAAGCTGCAGCAAAGCTAAAGGAGTTGAAGGGAGAGGCTATAAAGTTTGCTGGGATTGCGGGTAGTTTGAGACACAAGGTTGAGAAGTATGAACACAAAGGAGGAGGTTGA